One Schlesneria paludicola DSM 18645 DNA segment encodes these proteins:
- a CDS encoding ISAs1 family transposase — translation MSSAFVETVTQYFEEVTDPRVNRGQNYPLIEMVFVALCGSICDCNSWVDVSEFGHAKLAWFRKFLPFKLGVPSHDTFSEVFARLDSVQFYAALQSWTTSIAGSLQGQTVAFDGKTLCGSFDQASAKSALHSVSAWVCGLKLCLGLKSVEDKSNEIPAVQQLIDLIDLRGAIVTADAMHCQIETAAKIADKGADYVLVAKGNQKSLQSEIREVLAKAFEENDSRLRQCASAETSHGRDETRQVVVMPAPKNSKIFSRWPNIQTIGAIYRTRDVDGKQIEWQDCFISSLSSKVRNHRDLLRSHWSIENCQHHILDVTFTEDSSRIRKGTGPEISSVFRRLALTILQQDTSIKGSLRSKRKICGWDESAFERLLAGFSED, via the coding sequence GTGTCCTCAGCATTTGTTGAAACAGTTACGCAGTACTTTGAAGAAGTTACAGATCCCCGCGTCAATCGTGGTCAGAATTATCCTCTGATCGAAATGGTCTTCGTTGCGCTGTGCGGCTCGATTTGTGATTGCAACTCTTGGGTCGACGTCAGTGAGTTCGGTCATGCCAAACTCGCTTGGTTTCGGAAGTTTCTGCCGTTCAAGCTCGGTGTTCCCTCGCACGACACGTTTAGCGAAGTTTTCGCCCGATTGGACAGCGTGCAGTTTTACGCCGCCTTGCAGTCGTGGACCACCAGTATCGCCGGTTCGCTACAGGGTCAGACAGTCGCCTTTGACGGCAAGACATTGTGCGGGTCGTTCGATCAGGCGTCTGCCAAATCCGCGTTGCACTCGGTCTCGGCATGGGTGTGCGGGCTGAAACTGTGCCTGGGCCTGAAATCGGTGGAAGACAAATCCAACGAAATCCCGGCTGTTCAGCAGTTAATTGATCTCATCGATCTGCGAGGAGCAATTGTCACGGCCGACGCGATGCACTGCCAGATCGAAACGGCCGCTAAGATCGCAGACAAAGGAGCGGACTACGTCTTGGTCGCGAAAGGAAACCAGAAATCACTGCAATCAGAGATCCGGGAAGTGCTGGCCAAAGCCTTCGAAGAGAATGATTCTCGCCTGCGACAATGTGCCTCCGCCGAAACGAGTCACGGCCGAGATGAGACGCGACAAGTCGTGGTGATGCCCGCTCCGAAGAATTCGAAAATCTTCTCGAGGTGGCCGAATATCCAAACCATCGGTGCGATCTATCGGACACGCGACGTCGACGGCAAACAGATCGAATGGCAAGACTGCTTCATCAGCAGCCTGTCTTCGAAGGTCCGCAATCATCGCGACCTTCTTCGATCTCACTGGAGTATCGAAAACTGCCAGCATCATATCTTAGATGTAACATTTACAGAGGATTCGAGTCGAATTCGGAAAGGAACGGGGCCCGAAATTAGTTCCGTTTTCCGCCGACTGGCGCTCACGATTTTGCAACAGGACACTTCGATCAAAGGAAGCCTTCGAAGCAAACGAAAGATTTGCGGCTGGGATGAATCCGCGTTTGAAAGGCTTCTCGCTGGTTTTTCTGAGGATTAA